DNA sequence from the Shewanella piezotolerans WP3 genome:
CAAGTCTCTCACAACTTAAGCTGCAATCATGGGGGCGTTTTGCACTATCTGTGGGGGAGGTCACGGGTTTTAGATGCTCAGTATTAAGCCCAAGCAAACCACCCATGGTCAATAGCATCTGATACTTGCTCATAGTATCACTTGCACTAAAATGATAGTGACCAGCTAGGTGAGCCCCTGTTGTTTTTAAGCTAATCATTTTCGCTATCGCGCTGGCTATATCTTCGGTTGAGGTCGGACTGCGCACAGCCCAATCATCAACAAACTGTTCATTTTCATCAAGCAGCTGATTTAGCAATACCATCACTGCAGATTCCTGCAGCGTTTCTACAGCGCCATAAAGAATTGGCAAACGCAAAACAGCAAAGCCTTGCTTAGCCTCTGTAACAATCATTTCGCCTTGACGTTTAGAATCACCATAAAAATTCACTGGATTAGTCGCCGAATGTTCATTGTATGGCGGCGCTGTACCGTCAAAAACATAATCGGTTGAAACATATAACAGCCAAGCACCGCACTGGCTAGCAGCCAGAGTAAGCAAGCGCGTCGCATCGGCGTTAAGCGCCAACGCAGCAGCAGGGTTTTGCTCGGAAATATCAGGACGACGCTCCGCGGCGCAGTGGACAATAACATCCGGTTGATGAGTTTCAATAAAAGCGGTCACTTGAGAAGAAAGAGTCAGATCTAACCTGTGTACGCCTTGCACTGCACGGCTGTAACCACAGGCCAATACTTCAACATCTGGCTGAGCTTCGAGCTCCGCCACCACTGCACGCCCTAATAAACCCGTTGCACCCGTTACCATCACCTTAACCATATTTTCACTCCTTGAATTAACGCTAGGTTAGCTTAAGGGCTTTTCATCACCTAAGCACTGGTTTATTGTGGCTATTAATTACTTTTCACTAAAGAAATCTTTAATGTCGCTTGAAAATGCTTTGCCACTCATTATTGCAGGCCCCTGTTTGCGGCACTGCGATCAGCAACATTTTACCTTGTGGTTCGTCAGTCGTGAACGGCTTTCACAGCTACATTTGGCGATAATCAATGCGGGGATTGATCGAAAGCTTAGCAGTGAAGAGGTTCACGTAGTAAAACTAGGTCAAGAGGCATATCAATATCTAATCCGCATTTCTCAGCCTGAGCTACTACCCAATGACACAGTATTAAGCTATCAACTTGGTAGTGCACAATATGCTGATCTGTTTGCTGCTGTTGATGAACTCACTTATGCCGGTAAAAGTGAGCTAGAATTCATTATTAAACCGCAAGTCGACAACCTATTGCATGGCTCATGCCGCAACCCCCATCACCATAGCGGTGACGCACTGGTCTCTGCCGACACACAACTGGCTCAATTAGCCAGCCCAGAACTGCGACCTGCACTACTGATGCTAAGTGGCGACCAAGTCTATGTCGATGATATTGCAGGACCAATGCTCTATGCCATAGGGCAAGTAATAGACCTACTAGGCTTAAATCAAGAGCATTTTACTGACTGTAACTTAACCAATAGTGAGCAAATAAGTTACCAGCCTGCAGCTATGTACCAACGCCATCTGAACCTATTGCCTAAAACCCAATACAAGGCAAAAACAGCCATCAAACGTTGGTATATTAATCATCCTATATTTACCTCATCCATCGCTGAAAACCATTTAGTTAGCCTCAATGAACTCATCGCACTCTATCTACTAAGTTGGTCACCAGAGCTGTGGGAGATCATTGATATTCCTAAAGAGGTGAGCGGTCTCAGTAAAACTAACACTCTTCGCTGGCAGCGAGAATGGACTCACTTACTCGAATTCAAAAGTGGCTTAAAACAAGTCAGGCGCTTATTTGCCCACCTGCCGACCTATATGATTTTCGACGATCATGATGTCACTGATGATTGGAATCTCACCGCTAGATGGGAGATGGCAGCATACAGCCATCCTTTCTCCAAGCGGATCATAGGCAATGCCCTTATCGCCTATACGCTGTTTCAAGGGCTAGGCAATGCGCCAACAAAATTTGATGCTGACGTGCGTCCACAGTTAGATGCGCTTTTTAACGAGCAAGAAACCTCGACTCAGGATGGTCTGTCAGCAAAGAGTGCCGTTCAGGATCAACTTATCGACGAGTTACTCCATTTTGAAGACTGGCACTACAGCTTACAAACTAGTCCTAAAATAATCGTGCTCGACACCCGAACTCGCCGTTGGCGCAGTGAGTCCAACCTTGGTAAACCATCGGGGTTAATGGATTGGGAAGCATTGATGGAGTTTCAGGCGGAGCTTGTTAATCAACCCAATGTGATAATTGTGTCTCCAGCGCCTATGTATGGGGTGAAGCTGATTGAAACAGTACAGAGAATGGCGACCTTTTGCGGCGCTTCATTACTGGTTGATGCCGAAAACTGGATGGCGCATCCAGGCACAGCCAATACACTGTTGAGTATTTTCCAGCACCGCAAAACACCCGAGCAATTTGTCATTCTCTCTGGCGATGTACACTACTCATTTAGCTACGATATTAGTATCCGTTTTAGAGATGCTGGCCCTGCGATATATCAGATCACCTGTAGTGGTATTAAAAACCAATTCCCAGAAAAACTACTGCCCTACTTCGACAAATTTAATGGTTGGCTATATGGTCATTTCTC
Encoded proteins:
- a CDS encoding dTDP-4-dehydrorhamnose reductase family protein, whose protein sequence is MVKVMVTGATGLLGRAVVAELEAQPDVEVLACGYSRAVQGVHRLDLTLSSQVTAFIETHQPDVIVHCAAERRPDISEQNPAAALALNADATRLLTLAASQCGAWLLYVSTDYVFDGTAPPYNEHSATNPVNFYGDSKRQGEMIVTEAKQGFAVLRLPILYGAVETLQESAVMVLLNQLLDENEQFVDDWAVRSPTSTEDIASAIAKMISLKTTGAHLAGHYHFSASDTMSKYQMLLTMGGLLGLNTEHLKPVTSPTDSAKRPHDCSLSCERLASLSIQSNVVFNSGIKKALQQSPVAMSLLKK
- a CDS encoding alkaline phosphatase D family protein produces the protein MSLENALPLIIAGPCLRHCDQQHFTLWFVSRERLSQLHLAIINAGIDRKLSSEEVHVVKLGQEAYQYLIRISQPELLPNDTVLSYQLGSAQYADLFAAVDELTYAGKSELEFIIKPQVDNLLHGSCRNPHHHSGDALVSADTQLAQLASPELRPALLMLSGDQVYVDDIAGPMLYAIGQVIDLLGLNQEHFTDCNLTNSEQISYQPAAMYQRHLNLLPKTQYKAKTAIKRWYINHPIFTSSIAENHLVSLNELIALYLLSWSPELWEIIDIPKEVSGLSKTNTLRWQREWTHLLEFKSGLKQVRRLFAHLPTYMIFDDHDVTDDWNLTARWEMAAYSHPFSKRIIGNALIAYTLFQGLGNAPTKFDADVRPQLDALFNEQETSTQDGLSAKSAVQDQLIDELLHFEDWHYSLQTSPKIIVLDTRTRRWRSESNLGKPSGLMDWEALMEFQAELVNQPNVIIVSPAPMYGVKLIETVQRMATFCGASLLVDAENWMAHPGTANTLLSIFQHRKTPEQFVILSGDVHYSFSYDISIRFRDAGPAIYQITCSGIKNQFPEKLLPYFDKFNGWLYGHFSPLNFFTKRKRMSIRGRRPNGARSQRLMNMSGIGQVELAANGAPTKITVLHADMSETEFLPPRRR